In Saccharomyces paradoxus chromosome IV, complete sequence, the DNA window TATGGATGATTCAGATATGATGAAACTGTCCAATGGAAATACCAGTATGAAGCCAAATCCTGCTACTAAAATTAATCATTCAATGACTTCTCTACCTCTTCACCCACTCCCACAACCTTCTCAAAAATCAAAGCAATATCATATGATATCCAAATCAACCACCTCTTTGCCGCCAGAGAATGACCATTACTACCAACACACACGTGGCAATAATCATAATCATGCTGCCGGCGCTGCTGCTTCTACTAAtactgctgctgctgctgctgctgctacGGGTCTGAAAAGATCGGAATCCGCTACTGCAGAGATTAAGAAGATGAGACAATCCCTGTTGcataaaagagaaatgaaaaggaaaagaaaaacattcCTAGTGGATGACGACCGTGTTTTGATCGGTAATAAAGTTAGTGAAGGTCACGTCAACTTTATAATAGCTTATAACATGCTAACTGGTATTCGTGTTGCAGTGTCACGTTGTTCCGGCATAATGAAACCTTTAACACCGGCGGATTTTAGATTCACGAAGAAGCTTGCCTTCGATTACCATGGTAATGAATTGACCCCTTCTTCCCAGTATGCATTCAAGTTTAAGGACTATTGCCCGGAAGTATTTAGAGAACTACGTGCATTGTTCGGTCTCGACCCTGCTGATTATTTGGTTTCGTTAACTTCCAAGTACATTTTGAGTGAATTGAACTCACCAGGTAAAAGTggttcatttttttactattcGAGAGATTACAAATATATTATCAAAACTATTCATCATTCTGAGCATATTCATTTGAGAAGGCACATACAAGAATACTATAACCATGTAAGGGACAATCCGAACACTTTGATTTGTCAATTTTATGGGTTGCATAGAGTGAAAATGCCTATATcgtttcaaaataaaattaaGCATCGGAAAATCTACTTTTTAGTCATGAATAACTTATTTCCTCCACACTTAGACATTCATATTACCTATGATTTGAAAGGATCTACATGGGGTCGTTTCACCAATTTGGATAAACAAAGATTGGAAAAAGATAGATCTTATAGGCCTGTGATGAAAGACTTAAATTGGCTTGAAGAAggtcaaaaaattaaattcGGTccattaaagaagaaaacttttttaaCCCAGCTGAAAAAAGATGTGGAATTGCTTGCTAAGCTAAATACAATGGATTATTCCTTGTTAATTGGCATTCATGACATCAATAAAGCCAAGGAAGACGACCTACAGTTGGCAGATACCGCATCTATTGAGGAGCAACCACAGACGCAAGGGCCAGTAAGAACTGGCACCGGAACGGTAGTACGACATTTCTTTAGAGAGTTTGAGGGTGGCATCCGAGCATCTGATCAATTCAACAATGATGTGGATTTGATATATTACGTGGGGATAATCGATTTTTTGACGAATTACTCagtaatgaagaaattagaAACATTTTGGAGGAGTTTGCGCCATGATACCAAGTTGGTGAGTGCCATACCTCCAAGAGACTACGCTAATAGATTTTACGAATTCATAGAAGATTCTGTGGATCCTCTgcctcaaaaaaaaattcaatcGTCGTATAGAGACGATCCTAATCAGAGAAATTATAAAGATTGAACAGGCCACGCAGGTCAATAACCTATCGTCTACTAGTTTAGTCTAATCTAGTTTGATTTAATTTAATCAATTTACATaaatttattctttttccctttaATCTTaatcttttaatttttatccttttcttgttctattttgcttcttttgttttccttttccttttgccATATTCTCAGACCACGTCATGCCTGCATAAGCCACGCTAGCTAATAATTCAGCGAGACCCTATTCTAAACCCAATTGTTCGGAAACATGCCATATCCCTTCAGGAGTGTGTGGCTAAGCTTGTTTTAAGAGGATGCGGTATGCCAAAAAACGAGAAAATTCGAGTATATTTGTACGAACTTTTCTTCGCGCTTATTGCCTGTTTACTTTTGCTTTGCCTTCTactgttttttttgctcGAGGCCGATGGTGAACTGCAACATTATATAAACTAAAGTGccaaaataaatataaagaaagcCAAAGGAAGACCATCTGAGCAAGTCAAAAgagtgaaaaataatgaaccAACAACAAGGCTACTACCAACAAGGTCCTCCGCAACAAGGTTATTATCAACAAGGTCCACCACAACAGGGCTATTACCAACAAGGTCCACCACAACAGGGCTATCCTCAGCAGCAGCCAGTCTACGTCCAACAAGGCCAACAGAAGGAGGAAAGCTGCTTGGATAGCTGCTTAAAATGCTTGTGTTGTTGTTTCTTGTTAGAATTGGTATGCGGTGACTGATTCCTTTATTTAATAAGTGGTCAATATAAGAAACGAAATCACATAGCCTTTCAGCTATGCTGCGAAAGACTGTATAATTACTTTAAAGCTTAATGTATAGAATATACTGGGATGGTTATGTTGGAACGAGAATTGACTATCTTCCATCTATTGTTAAATTAGAATTTGAAGTTATTCGTATTactagtatattatcatatgcggtataagaagatgatataTTGTGAGAAACAGTCGTCGTACTTGATGGAAGCTTAAATGCAAGAATTGATAATGTAGTAGGGTAATGAAtaacaacatataaaacggaagaaaaaataataggATTATATAGAATTATCAGTTTCCTTTGTGATccctatatcctcgaggtGAACTtctaatatatatatatttttggAACGTCTATAAAGAACATTGTCACCTTTATATAATTAAGCAAATGATGTTCAAGGTTTTTTCACTCTTAGTTAGTTTGGTAAACTGCGACGCCGAGCTGGTTAAACGCGCAGTTGGTGATGAATAATTACTTCCCTCTAACGTGTCTGCTTCGCACTTGGGGCCGGTCAGCATATCCTCTTTGGGTCTTTCCGAATTTTTCGATTGTCTTCGTAATTATACTGACTTGAACCGCACTGTGGGATACACTACAGGTGTAGTAAGCGTCAAGGTCAATATATCATTAGATGAACGTGGTGTCTTTTTGAGTATGTGGTCGAACAATGTTGTACTGATAATGAGTTCGGATTGAATCAACTTGATTATTTAGTTTTCACTCAAGAAGACTCAGATATTTTTAGCAGTTTAGAGCAGTCGAGTAATGACCATCGAGAAGTTCGAAGTAACATTAGGAACAGTTTCGACAATGATACCGTGTTGGGTACCCTCTATGAAATAACTACTAATTCTAGCAACAGTCATGTTTGTTGggatgaaattttaaaatcaTCTATTTtgtagtatattatcacatgcggtgtaaaaaatgacataaagattgagaaacagtcatcgAATTTggtggaagctgaaatgcaagaattgataatgtaataagataatgaatgacaacgtataaaaggaaagaagataaagtaataaCATTATGTTGAACTATCGATTgccttttgtggattcctgtatcctcgaggagaacttctagtatattctatatacctataTCATAGCCTTtagcaacaatggaatcccaacaattatatAATTAATCACCCAAATCTCACAGGTATACTTAATAATAGAGACCTTACCAAAAATGCAATCCCGACGCTTATCTAATGTACACTTATTTCTTAGagtggaaaagaaagtttttgaaCATTTCACTTTTTTATATCCTTTACAGTATAAATACCAAACGAATATACCTCTCTTTCGAAAATGCTCGTGTAGCTCAGTGGTTAGAGCTTCGTGCTTATAGCAACATTCGGTTTTCCGAAGTTTCTGTGCCTAAGACCTTTCAAACAGGTCTTGAAAAGCAACGCGACCGTCGTGGGTTCAAACCCCACCTCGAGcactttctctttttttttgcaggTACCGCAACGCGCCCGTATTATATGAGctgatttgatttttaatggttttcatttttttttcaatagattAATGCGAAGAGTTTAGTCACCAATCCAAGATGACATATGGTCCACGTAGCAGGATTAGTATAAGAATATAATTGGAAGTGGTCCTGtgttgaaaaatagaatagaAAACGCTCataaggaaaaatatgGCAGCGaaaaaaggacaaaagaaaagcggTCAAAGCAACCATGGAAAGAACTCTGATATGGATGTTGAAGATCGTCTCCAAGCCGTCGTCTTGACGGACTCTTATGAAACTAGGTTTATGCCACTGACAGCTGTCAAGCCAAGGTGTTTACTGCCACTGGCTAACGTACCACTCATTGAATACACTTTGGAATTTTTAGCTAAAGCTGGCGTACATGAAGTTTTCTTAATTTGCTCTTCTCATGCTAACCAGATCAATGCCtatattgaaaattctAAATGGAATTTGCCTTGGTCTCCATTTAAAATTAACACCATCATGTCTCCAGAAGCTAGATGTACAGGTGACGTTATGAGAGATCTAGATAATAGAGGTATCATTACTGgagattttattttagtCAGTGGTGATGTATTGACAAACATCGACTTCAGTAAAATGCTAGAATTtcacaaaaaaatgcatttTCAGGATAAAGATCACATCTCGACGATGTGTTTGAGTAAAGCGAGCAGCTATCCAAAAACAAGGACAATTGAGCCTGCCGCATTTGTCTTAGACAAATCCACTAATAGGTGTATTTACTATCAAGATCTACCATTACCAAGCTCTAGGGAAAAGACTTCCATTCAAATTGACCCAGAATTGTTGGACAATGTTGACGAATTTGTTATAAGAAATGACTTGATCGATTGTAGAATCGATATTTGTACATCTCACGTTCCTTTgatatttcaagaaaattttgactATCAATCGTTAAGGACAGACTTCGTTAAAGGTGTCATCTCTAGCGATATTTTGGGAAAGCATATATATGCCTATTTAACGGATGAATATGCCGTAAGAGTTGAAAGTTGGCAAACTTACGATACTATTTCTCAAGACTTCTTAGGTAGATGGTGTTATCCATTAGTCTTAGACTCTAACATACAGGACGATCAAACGTATTCCTATGAATCAAGACATATATACAAGGAAAAAGACGTTGTTTTGGCGCAATCTTGTAAAATTGGTAAATGTACCGCTATCGGATCAGGAACAAAAATCGGAGAGGGTACTAAAATTGAGAATTCGGTGATTGGAAGAAACTGCCAAATTGGTGAAAACATTAGAATCAAGAACAGTTTCATTTGGGATGACTGTATCATTGGAAATAACAGTATTATTGATCATTCGTTAATTGCCTCTAGTGCCACGTTAGGAAGTAGCGTACGCCTGAATGATGGTTGTATAATTGGTTACAATGTTAAGGTTGACGATAATATGGATTTAGATAGAAACACCAAAATATCTGCTAGTCCGTTAAAAAGTTCTGGCTCAAGACTGTATGATAACGAGGACGATGAAGAGTTTGATCAAGACCGTGATGACCAAGAATTAGCTGTGTCTGTTGTTGGAGATAAAGGTGTTGGTTACATTTACGAAAGCGAAATCtcagatgatgaagatagTTCTACAGAAGCTTGCAGAGAGATAAACACTTTGAGTAACCAGTTAGATGAATTATACCTAAGTGACGGCTCAATTTCTTCCGCCactaagaagaaaaagaaaaggagaaCGATGTCTGTCAATAGTGTATACACGGATAGAGAGGAGATTGATTCTGAAtttgaagacgaagattTCGAGAAAGAAGGTATTGCCACTGTGGAACGTGCTATGGAAAACAATCATGATCTTGACACAGCATTATTAGAATTGAACACCTTGAGGATGAGTATGAACGTTACATACCATGAGGTGAGAATAGCAACAATAACTGCATTATTAAAGAGAGTTTACCACTTCATTGCGACTCAAACATTAGGTCCCAAGGACGCAGTAGTGAAGGTTTTCAATCAGTGGGGATTGTTGTTCAAGAGACAAGcctttgatgaagaagaatatgtTGATTTGATGAACATAATAATGGAGAAAATTGTTGAACAAAGTTTTGACAAACCGGATTTGATTCTATTTAGTGCATTGGTTTCTCTATATGATAATGACATCATTGAGGAGGATGTGATTTACAAATGGTGGAATAATGTTTCTACTGATTCTCGTTATGATGAAGTCAAGAAATTGACAGTTAAATGGGTCGAGTGGTTACAGAACGCAGATGAAGAATCTTCCTCAGAAGAGGAATAGAAGTCAGCGCGGTACTCTGCATAGTCGTGTGTTGCTATAAAATGGCCATAATACGAGAAGAAAGGGAACGCTATATAAATTTAGTAAATTACATGTTACAGAAGTAAAAGCAATTATATTTATCATACTACGTTATCCTTAGTTGTACTACTGAAATAATCTcggaaattttttttatttttttcactcgCCGAAGGACCTTGTCTTAAGTGGCaaagaactgaaaaaaaaaaaattgaaatgcGGTAGTATCACGAAGAGTAAATAACTTAACAAGAGCCCACTGAGAAAGTACAATAAAAAGACCAACAACAATAGACTGAAGGTTTTGTATTTGTAATAACTTAGCGATGTCTCAATTATTCAATAACTCGCGCTCAGATACCCTTTTCCTAGgaggtgaaaaaataagtGGTGATGATATTCGTAATCAAAATGTTTTGGCTACTATGGCTGTGGCGAACGTTGTCAAGTCATCTTTAGGCCCTGTTGGACTGGATAAAATGCTTGTTGATGACATTGGTGACTTTACCGTTACTAACGATGGTGCCACTATTTTATCTTTGCTAGATGTTCAACATCCAGCGGGAAAAATTCTAGTGGAACTGGCCCAGCAACAGGATAGAGAAATTGGTGACGGTACTACTAgtgttgttattattgcttctgagttgttgaaaagagcCAATGAATTGGTCAAAAATAAGATTCATCCAACTACCATCATAACCGGTTTCAGGGTTGCATTGAGAGAGGCTATTCGTTTTATAAATGAAGTTCTTTCCACAAGTGTTGATACTTTAGGGAAGGAGACTTTAATTAATATTGCCAAAACCAGTATGTCTTCCAAGATCATTGGTGCTGATTCCGATTTTTTCAGCAATATGGTTGTAGATGCTCTTTTAGCTGTTAAGACACAAAATTCCAAAGGAGAAATCAAGTATCCCGTAAAGGCTGTTAATGTGTTGAAAGCTCATGGTAAGTCTGCCACTGAATCACTGTTGGTTCCAGGTTATGCTTTGAATTGTACAGTTGCTTCTCAAGCAATGCCCACGCGTATCGCCGGTGGCAATGTTAAAATTGCATGTTTGGATTTGAACTTGCAGAAAGCCCGTATGGCAATGGGCGTTCAAATCAACATTGACGATCCTGAACAATTAGAGCAAATCCGTAAACGTGAAGCTGGTATCGTTTTGGAAAGAGTAAAAAAGATCATTGACGCAGGTGCTCAAGTTGTGTTGACTACTAAAGGTATTGATGATTTGTGCCTAAAAGAGTTCGTTGAAGCTAAAATCATGGGTGTGAGACGTTGTAAGAAGGAAGATTTGAGAAGGATTGCCCGTGCTACGGGTGCCACTTTGATTGGTTCTATGTCTAACTTGGAAGGTGAGGAAACCTTCGAAAGCAGTTATTTGGGTCTTTGTGATGAAGTCGTTCAAGCCAAATTTTCCGACGATGAGTGTATCTTAATCAAGGGTACTTCTAAacattcttcttcctcgATCATTTTAAGAGGTGCCAACGATTATTCTTTGGACGAGATGGAACGTTCTCTACATGATTCTCTTTCAGTTGTCAAGAGAACACTTGAAAGTGGAAATGTCGTTCCCGGTGGCGGTTGTGTTGAAGCCGCCTTGAACATCTACCTGGACAATTTTGCCACTACTGTTGGTTCTCGTGAACAATTAGCTATTGCTGAGTTTGCAGCTGCATTATTGATCATTCCAAAAACTTTAGCTGTCAATGCTGCCAAGGATTCTAGTGAATTAGTTGCGAAATTAAGGTCTTACCATGCTGCTAGTCAAATGGCTAAACCAGAAGATGTTAAGAGGAGAAGCTACAGAAATTACGGTCTGGATTTGATTAGAGGTAAAATTGTGGACGAGATTCACGCTGGTGTTCTTGAGCCAACTATAAGCAAAGTCAAATCCTTGAAATCAGCATTGGAGGCCTGTGTAGCAATTCTAAGAATTGACACAATGATTACAGTGGATCCAGAACCACCCAAAGAAGATCCGCACGGtcattgattttttgcGTAGCCCCAACAAGATTCTGTATCTGCATGTAAACTAATAAACCTATATAAAATTTaattctattttttcagatatttctattcttgaatttgaccGCCAACTCTGGGTAATTGATAAGCATCTCCCAGTTTTTATGTGCGAAGTGGCCTAATACGTAATGACGCGTACCTAATAGGACTTCGTTGAGCTGTTTTTTTGCCCAAATGCAGAAGCGGGTCCCTACAAACTATTGTGTTTGTTCGTAAACGAGCAGGAACCCtgtaaaggaaaaaaggttAACGCTAGCGTTACATTTTGGTAAGGCggcaataaaaaagaatgcGGAGTGTATTCCATGAATTCAATTGCGCTTATTGCTAAGCCTGTTTCTAAACATGATCCCCAGGGTGAATATCTCCCATAGTGGCTGTGTTATTCTGTCTAAATGTGGCAGTTAAATAAGGTTTTTTTCCAAGCTATTTTTTATCTAAACGAGCACACCTTTGCGCGATCGCGTCAAATTTTCGCCCAACGAATATTATTCTATTGTCTTCAATGAATGTGATTGTCAAAATCTATATATGCGCCGCCCTGGCACGACTGGTAAGTGCAAGTAACTTCGAAGGTCGCGGCATAGAAATTGGCGTTCTTTTGTCAAgatcaatattttctttcaggCTTCAATAGTGCTAACTGTTTCTCTAAACAgtggatttttttttccatacATAGCTTGACTATCACAGTTTTTGGGGTTGCAGGAACTAGGTTTTCTCGTTTGATCCCTTATTAAAACAAATTTGAGCTTTCGAGTAATAGTGAATAAAAAAGTTAGctataacttttttttggtttaaCACTATGAGTGAAGTCGGCATACAGAATCACAAGAAGGCGGTGACAAAACccagaagaagagagaaAGTCATCGAACTAATTGAAGTGGATGGCAAAAAGGTAAGTACGACGTCAACCGGTAAACGAAAATTTCATAATAAATCAAAGAATGGATGTGACAATtgtaaaagaagaagagttaAATGTGATGAAGGGAAACCAGCCTGCAGGAAGTGTACAAATATGAAGCTGGAGTGTCTATATACACCAATTCATCTACGGAAAGGTAGGGGCGCAACAGTAGTGAAGTATGTTACGAGAAAGGCAGACGGTAGCGTTGAGCCCGATTCGTCCGTGGATTTACCACCTCCGATCAAGAAGGAGCAGACACCGTTTAATGATGTCCAATCAGCGATAAAAGCTTCAGGCTCATCCAATGATTCCTTTCCTTCTAGCGCCTCCACCACTAAGAGTGAGAGTGAGGAAAAGTCATCGGCCCCTATTGAAGACAAGAACAACATGACTCCTCTAAGTATGGGCCTGCAGAGTACAATCAATAAGAAAGACATGATGAATAACTTTTTCTCCCAAAATGGGACTATTGGTTTTGGTTCTCCTGAAAGATTAAACTCAGGTATTGATGGCTTACTTCTACCACCTTTGCCTTCTGGGAATATGGGCGCATTTCAACTTCAGCAGCCACAGTCccaacagcagcagcagcaatCTCAACCTCAGACGCAACCGCAGCAAGCAAGTGAAACTCCAAATGAGAGGTATGGTTCGTTTGATCTCGCGGGCAGCCCTGCATTGCAATCGACGGGAATGAGTTTGTCAAATAGTTTAAGTGGAATGTTACTATGCAACAGGATCCCTTCGGGCCAAAACTACACCCAACAGCAGTTACAATATCAATTACACCAACAACTGCAATTGCAACAGCATCAGCAAGTTCAACTCCAGCAATATCAACAATTACGTCAGGAACAACACCAACAAgttcaacaacaacaacaggaACAACTCCAGCAATACCAACAACACTTTTtacagcagcagcagcagcaaatACTGCTCCAGCAAGAGCAACAACCTAACGATGAGGACGGCGGTATTCGGGAGGAAAGCAgcaaaaaagtaaaagaagGGCATTTGCAATCACATACAGGCGAAGCCACCATAAACAGTGATGCTGCCACATTACAGGCTGATGCATTATCTCAGTTAAGCAAGATGGGGCTAAGCTTAAAGTCTTTAAGTACCTTTCCAACAGCTGGTATTGGTGGTGTTTCCTATGACTTCCAGGAGCTGTTAGGCATTAAGTTGCCATTGAATAACGGTAATTCAAGAGCTACGAAGGTCAGCAACGCAGAAGAAGCTTTGGCCAATATGCAAGAGCATCATGAACGTGCGGCTGCTTCTGTAAAGGGGAAGGATGGCCAGCTGTCTGATACGAAGAGTCCGACGCCATCTAATAATGCACAAGGGGGGAGCGCTAGTATTATGGAATCCCAGGCGCCTGATGCGGTTTCAACAATGGCACCTATTTCAATgattgaaagaaatataaacGGAAATAGCAACATTTCTCCATCAACGCCCTCAGCGGTGTTAGACGATAGGCAAGGGATGCAAGATTCTATAGGTTCTCTTGGAAATTTGACAAAAGCGGCCCTGGAGAACAATGAACCAACAATAAGTTTACAAGCATCACAGATAGGGAATGAAGACGAAAACTCGCGACAAGACCTGGCCTCAAAAATTAGTAACGAAGGAGGGCGAAGTTCAATTTCGGCCGGCACTAGTAGTATCGCTAAGCTTTTGGATCTCTCCACCAAAGGTAATCTGAATCTGATAGACATGAAACTGttttatcattattgtACAAAAGTCTGGCCCACGATTACAGCGGCAAAGGTTTCTGGGCCTGAAATATGGCGGGACTACATACCGGAGTTAGCATTTGACTATCCATTCTTAATGCACGCTCTGTTGGCATTCAGTGCCACCCATCTTTCGAGGACCGAAACAGGACTGGAGCAATACGTTTCATCACACCGCCTAGACGCTCTAAGGTTACTAAGAGAAGCTGTTCTAGAGATATCTGAGAATAACACCGACGCGCTAGTTGCCAGTGCCCTGATATTGATCATGGACTCTTTAGCAAATGCTAGTGGCAACGGCACAGTAGGAAACCAAAGTCTAAATAGCATGTCACCAAGCGCTTGGATCTTCCATGTGAAAGGAGCAGCAACAATTTTAACCGCTGTGTGGCCTTTGAGTGAAAGGTCTAAATTTCATAACATTATATCTGTTGATCTTAGCGATTTAGGCGATGTCATTAACCCTGATGTTGGAACAATCACTGAACTAGTATGTTTTGATGAAAGTATTGCCGATCTGTATCCAGTCGGCTTAGATTCACCATATTTGATAACATTAGCTTATTTAGATAAACTGCACCGTGAAAAAAACCAAGGTGATTTTATTCTACGGGTATTTACATTCCCAGCATTATTAGACAAAACATTCCTGGCATTATTGATGACAGGTGATTTAGGTGCAATGAGAATTATGAGATCATACTATAAACTACTTCGAGGATTTGCTACAGAAGTCAAGGATAAAGTCTGGTTTCTCGAAGGGGTTACACAAGTGCTGCCTCAAGATGTTGACGAGTACAGCGGAGGTGGCGGTATGCATATGATGCTGGATTTCCTCGGTGGTGGATTACCATCGATGACAACAACAAATTTCTCGGATTTTTCATTATGATAGGAGAAGGTCTAATAATACAGAATATTCGAAatagaatttgaaaaaaaaaaaaaaaaaaaaagggataTTGTGTTACCCAGCGCACAATGGAATTTTctagaaggaaaaaaatatagaagCCTCGCGGGAAAATCAAGATGGATTCAGAATGCCTACTTACCGTATTGTAAGTGGAAAACCAACATAACTGTAATTGTATTATATAATagtagttttttttttcatgtgTATAGTGCAAGTACAAAAGGAATTGCAGGTATTTTGAACGTACACTCATATAGGAGACTTTGATAGAGAGGCGACTCcttattattgttatttttttcagtctTATTCTTAAATCGTTTTTATAACAGGACATTATATCAACATGGTCGTTAACAACCCAAATAATTGGCACTGGGTCGATAAGAACTGCATTGGATGGGCCAAAGAGTATTTTAAGGAGAAACTGGTTGGAGTGGAAGCCGGTTCGGTGAAGGATAAAAAGTATGCCAAAATCAAATCTGTTTCATCCATTGAAGGTGATTGTGAAGTCAACCAGCGTAAGGGGAAAGTTATATCTTTATTCGATTTGAAAATCACTTTGTTAATAGAGGGACACGTCGACTCCAAGGATGGATTGACATTGCCATTCGAAGGTAGCATTAACGTTCCCGAAGTTGCTTTTGATAGCGAAATCTCGAGCTATCAATTCGAAGTATCTATATTTAAGGAGACTACTGAACTGAATGAAGTCAAGCCACTAATCAGATCTGAGTTATTGCCCAAGTTGAGACAAATTTTCCAACAGTTTGGCAAGGATTTACTAGCTACTCACGGTAATGACATCCAAGTGCCGGAATCTCTAGTGAAATCTAACTATACAAGAGGTAACCAAAAGAGTAGCTTTACCGAAATCAAGCCTTCCGCTTCAAAGCCGGAAAAGAATGCATCTTCCCCTTCCTCTTCAGCGCCAGCCTCCAGCACCAGCAAAGTCACTCAAAACGGCAGCGGCAACAGTACCTCTATTTATTTAGAACCCACTTTTAATGTGCCTTCATCAGAGTTGTACGAAACATTCCTTGATAAACAACGCATATTGGCCTGGACTAGATCAGcacaatttttcaacaatggACCCAAACTGGAGGCCAATGAAAAGTTTGAACTGTTTGGCGGTAACGTTATTAGCGCGTTAGTGTCATGTGAAAAGGACAAGAAACTTATTTTCCGCTGGAAACTCAAGGATTGGTCAGCCGCTTTCAATTCTACTATCGAAATGACTTTCCACGAATCGCAAGAATTTCACGAAACTAAACTACAAGTGAAGTGGACTGGTATACCCGTTGGCGAGGAAGACCGTGTGCGCGctaattttgaagaatactATGTGCGTTCTATTAAATTGAC includes these proteins:
- the UPC2 gene encoding Upc2p (Sterol regulatory element binding protein~similar to YDR213W); protein product: MSEVGIQNHKKAVTKPRRREKVIELIEVDGKKVSTTSTGKRKFHNKSKNGCDNCKRRRVKCDEGKPACRKCTNMKLECLYTPIHLRKGRGATVVKYVTRKADGSVEPDSSVDLPPPIKKEQTPFNDVQSAIKASGSSNDSFPSSASTTKSESEEKSSAPIEDKNNMTPLSMGLQSTINKKDMMNNFFSQNGTIGFGSPERLNSGIDGLLLPPLPSGNMGAFQLQQPQSQQQQQQSQPQTQPQQASETPNERYGSFDLAGSPALQSTGMSLSNSLSGMLLCNRIPSGQNYTQQQLQYQLHQQLQLQQHQQVQLQQYQQLRQEQHQQVQQQQQEQLQQYQQHFLQQQQQQILLQQEQQPNDEDGGIREESSKKVKEGHLQSHTGEATINSDAATLQADALSQLSKMGLSLKSLSTFPTAGIGGVSYDFQELLGIKLPLNNGNSRATKVSNAEEALANMQEHHERAAASVKGKDGQLSDTKSPTPSNNAQGGSASIMESQAPDAVSTMAPISMIERNINGNSNISPSTPSAVLDDRQGMQDSIGSLGNLTKAALENNEPTISLQASQIGNEDENSRQDLASKISNEGGRSSISAGTSSIAKLLDLSTKGNLNLIDMKLFYHYCTKVWPTITAAKVSGPEIWRDYIPELAFDYPFLMHALLAFSATHLSRTETGLEQYVSSHRLDALRLLREAVLEISENNTDALVASALILIMDSLANASGNGTVGNQSLNSMSPSAWIFHVKGAATILTAVWPLSERSKFHNIISVDLSDLGDVINPDVGTITELVCFDESIADLYPVGLDSPYLITLAYLDKLHREKNQGDFILRVFTFPALLDKTFLALLMTGDLGAMRIMRSYYKLLRGFATEVKDKVWFLEGVTQVLPQDVDEYSGGGGMHMMLDFLGGGLPSMTTTNFSDFSL
- the AHA1 gene encoding Aha1p (Co-chaperone that binds Hsp82p and activates its ATPase activity~similar to YDR214W), translating into MVVNNPNNWHWVDKNCIGWAKEYFKEKLVGVEAGSVKDKKYAKIKSVSSIEGDCEVNQRKGKVISLFDLKITLLIEGHVDSKDGLTLPFEGSINVPEVAFDSEISSYQFEVSIFKETTELNEVKPLIRSELLPKLRQIFQQFGKDLLATHGNDIQVPESLVKSNYTRGNQKSSFTEIKPSASKPEKNASSPSSSAPASSTSKVTQNGSGNSTSIYLEPTFNVPSSELYETFLDKQRILAWTRSAQFFNNGPKLEANEKFELFGGNVISALVSCEKDKKLIFRWKLKDWSAAFNSTIEMTFHESQEFHETKLQVKWTGIPVGEEDRVRANFEEYYVRSIKLTFGFGAVL